A window of Macrotis lagotis isolate mMagLag1 chromosome 1, bilby.v1.9.chrom.fasta, whole genome shotgun sequence genomic DNA:
ACATATTGAGTCAACAGTTTGTAATTCATCATCACCAATGAACAGGAATGGTTATGAGAATCCAAAAAATTGTTTGAGGCCAATTCCATCTCTAAACAGCACTTATGGTAGACTTTTGACTTTGTCATAAGAGCTGGAAAGGCTAAAGGTAATTTTATCCAAATTGTTTGAAGTACAAAGTAAAAGGAACTGTCCAAGACACAAAACAGGGATTTTAACCTAGGCATTCACCAAAACTCCGAGTCATGACTAGATCTGAGGAAATGGGAGGGTGAAATGCCTAGTTCTTGGTAAAGTAGGTGGCAGATGGGGACACCATTTAAAACTTATTATCTAAGGCATCATCAGATGAGGTTGCATCTGGCCTTCTAGACCTCAACACCAGAGTCTAAAACAGATCACAAAGGAGCTTTAACACTactttttccttctataaaaaATTTAGGATCACGATCCTAGTGAATAGAGGATATGttcccaggaaaaaaataaatcccgACACTCGGCAGAAAGGCCAGGTAAAGAACCTAAGTTTGTCCTTACTACATGAAAGAGGATTTATCTCAGAACCCTGTATTTCAAACGCCTATTTGAAGTTGTCTGggaaaagatgacttttttttcttaatagattGAGGATGAAATTGAACTCATTGGAATGGTGAGATTGACAGAAACTCGGAAGCCCTTTGTCCCTGAAAACAGGCCAGAGAAAAATCGCTGGCACTACCGTGACCTGGAGGCTATGGCAAAGATCACAGGCGCTGAACCCATATTTATTGATGCCAACTTCAGTATGTTGTGAATCTGGGAATTGGGGGTGTATGGTGGCTTTTATTCTCCAGCTTACCTTTTCCTTCTTAGACTTTAACTTACCACTTGATTATTATCATCAAAATTCTTCACTTTCCCTAGGTAGGAAGCCTAGGAGCACAAAGTCTTATGTATGGCCAGTTaaattttagaggagaaaaagacTACTAGATTTATATATGCTAGGGTTGTCTCCCCTTAAACAATGCATTTGTATGTATGAAGTAAAGGACTTGAATTAAGTGAGGTCTAAGATCCTTCCCAGTTCTTAGAAGAAATCGCTATATTGCCAGATAGTATAGCTTAGTAGTCAAGCTTGGTCCCCAGCTGAGATCCAAAATActgttttgtttatttctgtCTATAGAAAGCACAATCCCAGGAGGGCCCATTGGTGGCCAAACAAGAATAACCTTGAGGAATGAACATATGCAGTACATCATTACTTGGTAAATTAAATTATGTAGAGCTTAAAAATAAGACATGTTGTAACATGATTTACCAGGTCTAATTATTATTTGCCTTTCCAACCAGGTATGGACTATCTGCAGCAACAACCTACATGTGGTTTAAAAAGTTTGTTCGACTACCCTAGCAgacatttgtaaatattttaaaaattaataaaaggctCCCTTCTCTGCCTAATGAAGTTCTACTCTCCCATTTGATACAAATACCACCCTAGTCATCATGTGTATTACTACTCCAACATCTTATTTGAATTCCCACTACCAAAGTGACTTTACTCAAGTCCAGGTCTGATGGTACCATGTCCTCCCCACCTCCAGTAGCTGATCATTATGCATCTATgatcaaataactttaaaaagatCTTTATGATTTTGATAGTGACTTATCACAGGACACCCTCCATCACACTTTTgtttcaagtttttatttttacgTAGGGAAAAATCAAACATACATTTAACCCAATTTAGTTGCAAGTTCCTTAGCTTTTGCTTTTTCCAGCTTGGCAATACGAGCCACTGATTTTGGACCCAGAACGTTGCCACCCCAGTGCCGACGGATCTGAAAAGGACAAGAGAAAATTTAACTTTtactcatatttaaaaaatacttccctTCACCCCCTTTGAAAGAATTTCAAAGCCTATCAAAGATTTATAATCAAAGATAAGCACTGTGTACGAATGTGGTGATCACAGTATAATTTAATTAGTTCTTACCTCATCATATCTATCATTGTAATTGGTTTTGATGGCTTCTACCAGCTTTGCCAGGGCTCCCTTATCTTCACTGTTGAGAAAGACAATAGTTAACATCACAGAACCCCTTAACAGTGTTATCTTAACTTTTTTAAAGATACAGAACCTTTTGTCTCAGGGTCAATATTACTACATGATCTTTCAGGCGAAGAAATTCTTTGCATCATTGTCAAAAGGTTCAGAATAAAAgctttttttgggcaaggcaaaggggtcagggtcaagtgacttgcccaagatcacacagctaggtaattattttgtgcctgaggccagatttgaactcctcctgactccaggccagtgctctatccactctgccatctagctgccccaaaagtttATCTTctaactacccccccccccccccccccccccggtttgGCAGCAATTCCCCAAATTAGCTAGTTGCTAATTGCAATCAGACATGTAAAATAGGCTCTTTTAGGgtaggtcaaatttaaactcattcCCCACAGAGCCTTTTAGATTTAAAGTTaagtgactgaataacaaaacaGACTTACGGATTAACTTGTGTGAAGGCGATGCTTGTGCAGGTCTTTCTGTGAACTAAACGCCCAAGTCTGGCTTTACCTTTGATAATACAGTAAGGAACCCCCATTTTCCGGCACAAAGCAGGAAGGAAGACCACTAGCTGtaagatatataagatatatgaATAATTAAGTCTAGAGCACTTGTCAGTcacaagataaaaatgaaacacctCTGGCATTTGCTCAGGGTTAAAAAGCTCGTATATTTATTCTTCATGCCTTATTAattcaggtgaagaaattcaTGCATCACTGCAAAAGCCAAAAGCTCATTTACTATAGGATCTCAAGTCTCTTAAAAACATTCTAGGGAACTAAACAACTATCATTTTAATATGACTGATCACAAATACACACCCACCCACCCCAGCCTATTTCAATTTAAGAACACCAAATCCTTATCTTTTACAATTTCCCAAGTTTAGAATTTACCTCAATGGGGTCCACGTCATGTGCAATCACTACCAACTGTGCCTTTTTGTTTTCTACCAGAGTAGTAACAGTGTTAACACCTAAAAAACATAACAGGAGTGTTTACATGGGTTCTTCATAGCTGCTGTTATTTTCTAGCTCTTTGGTCAAAAATAATAAACTGGATCTTCAGCTATGGCTCAGGGTTAAAAAGCTCGTGTATTTGATCTACAGTtatttcaggtgaagaaattcaCACATCATTGCAACAGCTTGACCAACATTCATCTATTATTTAACCAATTTAGACAAGAACTAATTTACCTGCTCTGAGGACAGGTGGTCTCTTAGTGGGGACATCTCCTTTGCCAGCAGCTTTTTGTTCAGCACGGGCCAACAGCCTTTGCTTCTTCTCTTGCTTTGTCTCAGGCCTGTACTTGTGGGCCAGTTTAAGGAGCTGAGTAGCTATAAAACAAATAAGTATGTTGGTTAAGGTTTTGATTTTAAAACAACTATTTCAATGTTCCTTATATTTTGTGCATCAGCGATCTTGGTGGTTAAGTATGTAATCACCGCTACTCAGATAGCAAATATCGTAATCATCATTTGCACATATTCCTATTCCTCTAGTTATGTCAAAAGTTAATGACATTTAAGTcatgataaaataaaacagacCTTAGGTCATATTAATCCTGAGATAAGAACATAACTCAACTCCAGCACTTATAACTATACAAAATTATATCCTTCCATGAGTTAAAGTAAATTTAGGCACACTTGTGTTAAAAATGTGAcccttcaaaatattaaaaacttgaAATTTATCGTATTTGCCAGCAGcatctttaaaaagaatagaCAAATTAGAAGTTAATCTTTACCTGTCTGGCGATCCAAAGCTTGAGTGAACTGGTTAATTGCTGGTGGCACTTTCAAACGCTTATAAAGGATGGACCTCTGCCGCTGCAGTCTTATGTATCGAGGCCATTTGACAAATCGAGTAAGGTCTCTTTTAGGCTGAATGTCCTGACCTAAGGAAGAAAATGTTGAGAAGCTTGCAATGCTCATTAGGTTTGTATTAATTGACAAAAAGAGTGCATCAGTGATCTTGGTGGTTATAAATGTCATCACCATCATTCAAGATAGCAAATATTCTTTTCCATCATTTGCACAACTATATTTCTTGGTGGACTTAGTTGTCCTTTTGCCTTTAACTAAATTCCCAATAGTATTTGTAGGTCATTCAAATATTTGGTTAAGGGTACAATCAGTGCTAAAATACATTTGATAAGATTGTCAGCATCACTCACCAATACCAAAGTTCTTGGGCCGCTTCTCAAATAAAGGATTGACCACTTTCTTGGCCTCCTGCTTCTTCACAACAGCAGGGGCCGGAGCCACCTTCTTCCCCTTGGCCTTCTTCCCTTTGGgctttaaaaacaataaatctgCTATCAAGAAGTCAGCACTCTCAGCTGTACCTTTTCCTACACATCCTTGATTTTGTTATCAGAAGACATAGGCTCAAATCCTTCTTACATCTGTGGCCTCATTTCACCTTTAAAATACTAGAATAGAAATGGCTTCTAATACGGCTTAACAAGGTTTACCAAAGCCTactgcttaataaaagcttgattTTTTAAGAGACTAGGCTAAACCACCAGGAAGGAAAAAGGTGGCTAAGCAGTTACATGTGTCTGAGTTTTACAAACatcccatttgattctcaaaacaccCTGCAAGAAATGTGCAATTATCCCCACTTTTTTAGGAGTCGAATGAGAGaagcagagaggttaagtgagtaacttgcccagtcaccgtatctgaggtcgaattttaACTCGGGTTTGGGTCTCCCTGACCTGACTCCTGGCCTAGAGCCACTGTAGTGCTTCTGGTTTTCCAGCAGCAAACCACGAGACTTAAGGAATTCAACTGGATCTGCGTTTCTCCACCAGTAGAACTCGAGAGAAGACAGTCTCCTGGCGGACAGTTAAGTACTAACGCTCCACGATTCAGGCCCCGTTTCCCGATTCTTTGGGCGGCTGCAACACCATCCAACCTCCCTGAATCCCGGCGACTGAGTTCGGGGAATCAGTGCAACCCGACTGGTCGCCGGACTCAAGGGCCCCTCGACTGCCAGCACCGTGAGGGCTAACTCCCTTGGACACGGGGTCCGGACTCAAGCCCAGCGGCCTTCCTGACCCCGCGAATCGCCCCTTGCCCTCCCGCCGGCCCCCGTCGCTTCTTTCCTTATCCCGCAAGCCTAGATCCTGCGGAGGAACCCCCTGAAGCTTGCTCAGGCCGAAGCTGCTCAGCTACCGCCCGTAAAGGGAGTAGATGGAGATGGATAGAGACAGACCCGAGAACCCGCGAAATGGCACAACAGCTCACCATCTTGGCCGGCGAAtcgagaaaggaagaaaagagaattgtGGGTAATATGTATTACGCGGCAGTCTCGCGAGCGTCTGCGCACGCGCgagatttgcttttcttttctgagGGTGTGTGGGAAGGGGGCGGTCTTGAAGGCCAAAGGGAGAACTTTCTCCTCCTCTGCCCCTCCCCGCTGAGTTTTTAAAGGGACCCCAGCCCGGCCCAGCCGGACCCGGCTTCAGCTCGCGAGGGGCCAGGTAAGTGTTCCCGGAAGCGTGCAGCCCGGCCTCCGCGCCATCGTTTTCGTTTTGTCCGTCCGTCTCTGCGCCCGCTGGCGGCCCTGGCTGCCCGCGCTGTCCCCGGGCTCTTCTGGAGGCGGCTCCCCGGGCGCGGGGGCGCGCGGAAGCGTCCCCAGGCCGcgcccggccccgctccccgccccccgccccggccccggccccgagTGTCCCCGGCGCCCGGGGCCGCTCTGAGGACACGGGCGGGGGGCAGCTTATGGAGCGCCCTGGTGACGGGACTGGTGATTGCGGGCAAGCTGCTACTGCCGGACGGTGAAGGCGGGCCGTGGCCCCGCCCTGCCCCCTGCTCCCAGCCCGCCTCGGCCGGGGCTGCCCAGTGCCTTCCTCCTGGAACCCTGACAGACTGCCCATTGCAAACACTGAccttatctccactttacaggtGCAGAGACTGAAGGGGGAAGGGGCAACCGTTTATCGAGCACTGACCGGCTGCCAGACAATTGTCCAACAGAATGAGATAGTATTACTAATAAATactaatattgtttcatttgattctccAAACAATTTGAGCTAGGTGCAATTATCCATATGTTACAGAgaagcaaacaaaggttaagtgatttgctcagggtcacttagctacaaaatatctgaagccaaatttgagcTTCCAGACTCCAGACCTTAGAGTCTTTCGACATCACTACCTTATCTACGTTATTATTCCCATAAAAAGAttatttaatgtttcattttttccccaattacatgtaaaaacaatattcagtattcattttttaaaactttgagattggggcggctgggtggtgcagtggatagagtaccggccctggagtcaggaggatctgagttctaattcgacctcagacacttagtaattacctagctgggtggccatgggcaagccatttaaccccatttgccttgcaaaaacctaaaaaaaataaaaaagaaacaaaaaactttgagatccaaattgtctcctttccttcttcctcacaCCCATCACCATagaaaaagcaagcaatttgatatgggttatatataTGTTGTGAGATAtacctcttccaaaaaaaaaagaaacctcaagaaaaataaagttataaagatAGATCTTCAATCTCTATTCAGATGTCATCAGCTCTTTGTCTGAGGAGGATGGACAGCATTCAttgtttatcttcattttacaggtgaaggaaGACTCAGAGAGTTTGAGGTTTGCCTAGAGTCAGTCTCTTAGTAGATGTCAGAGGCAAAATTTTCACCCAGGTTGCCATCACCTGTAGAATCACTGCTACAAGTCATTATTTTCATGCAGTACTTACAAGATGACAACTTTTTAATGCCTGTTAATGCCACTGGTGTGTTTTGACTTCAAGTCTAGTGTTCTTCCCAGAGTGGGGAAGGATCTTATTCAGTCACATGctatgtatctgaggctgtatctgaattcaggtctcctaGGTGCAGTGCTCCATTCACTAAACCATGCTGCTTCCAGTAACACATAATTTCTTTGCCTTATCTTACTAGAATAATGCAATGGCCCAACAAAGAGTCCTCCCTCAGAGCAAAGAGACCCTCCTTCAGTCCTACAACAAGAGACTGAAAGATGATATCAAGTCGATCATGGATAATTTCACTGAGATAATAAAGACAGCCAGGGTAAGTAAAGGTAAAGGAGCTAACTTCTCACCTTTGTGTATTTTACTTCATAGGAGGCAGcaaggcaaaagcaaaaacttGATCCAGAGCCAAAGACTGGCATGAATTTAAAAGTATTGGTGTCCCTCTGGAGCGTTGGGATTTGGAATATTGAGTTGTTTtaagtttctttcctttcctactttctgTATAGATGAGAGGAGTTGAAAGGTAAGTAAGGAATGTTTAAGTTTTTACCGAGCAGGTCAGAGACAGAGTGCCAGTATATCAGTAGCagtttattaatcattttctttgcaaGGAACTGATTTGCAAATTATGGGATTACTCCATTCCTTGCTGCTGTGGagccaaatattttatacatatcaTAAGTGGGCAGGTGGTTCATGAAACAATGAGATTTGGGACTGGACAAGCCCACCATACAGGATATCACTTGTGACCATCCAAGTAGGATTCTAACAGAGCTTGCCTATGAAACAGAATTCGAGAAaccaaattattataattaacttCATTATACTTAACATACTAATCAATAGaagatgataactttttttttttgcaaggcaaatggggttaagtggctttcccaaggccacacagctaagtcattattaagtgtctgagactggatttgaacccaggtactcctgactccggggccagtgctttatctgtgccacctagccacccctaagatgATAACTTTTGACAGGGAGAACCAAAACCTGTCAGTGATTTTCAGTTATATCAAGAATATTAAATCCTGGATCAATTAACATTGACAGAGAATCATTGAAATCTTAGAACCAGGTGATAATCCAACCCTAAAATAGCAACATCTCTGACAAGGAATCATCATACTGCCATCATACTTCACTTGACAGAGTGCTTAATATCTCCCTTGGCCACCTGTTCCATTGTGTTCCACATATGGAACTGAAATCTGCCTCCCTGTGATTTCTACCTATTGTTCCTAGTTTTACTCTTGACAGATTATAGGGAacagatttattctcatttctccctaaatttccttttctttggatTAAAAAGTACCAGGTAGTTCAGTGCTTTCTGGCCATCCAACATTAAAGCTATTCCTTCCATATTTGTGTTGCCAAGATTTGGTGAGcatgaggtttttgttttttgttttagtccttataatagaaatagaatagaaataggGACTGGAGCAGTGATTGCATTGATATTTATGGTATTCCCCAGAAAGGGAAATGCCTCTGCCTATGCAGATCAGcaacttctttgaaaattatagCTCTTGAGAGTTGTCATgaacagtggtgtcaaattcaaataggaGGCCACTAAACCATTTATAAGAATCACATAGTACTGTTATTTATGTCTTATtgaatttctatttattctattaaatatttcccagttgcATTTTTATCTGATTTAAGCCACATTTATTTTTGGTTAAACTGAATTATCTTCACCCCAATTCAAAAGTACATAGAATATTATGTGATTGTTgtattattataatcatattaCTATCAACATCATCAATATTAGAACAACTGCTTAGGAAATGAAATCTTGTCTTCCTTTTCTGCCTGtcccccctttctcctctttGGATCATATCATAATATTTTAGTTCTCCTACACTcagcttttcctttctttcctacttCTCCTTTCTGTAGGGAGGTAATGCCCAGGATCAGATTGACTTTACCTGACCTTGTGCTATAAGGTGGTGATGGAGGGGTGATAACTTTCCTTCTTAATCCAGAAGTCTTGGAGTGGGGAGAAAGATAACACTACCTTCATGGGGCCCATGAGTCTCTTGCTCTTTTTATATGCCTCTGGTTCCTTTTCTTTTGTCGTTCCTCCCCCCAAATCCCAGTTAGGTTCCAAGAGTTATTTGACATTGTTCTTGTTTCTCCTTTAGATTGAAGATGAAACTCAGGTATCCCGGGCAACTCAGGGTGAGCAGGACAATTATGAAATGCATGTGAGAGCTGCCAATATTGTAAGTAAgctttgttctttcttctctctccctcttccatgGCTTGCTTTGAAGGGCAGGCAACAGCAACACACATTTTGCTTGCTTCCTGTAGGCCATACCTAAACTTGGGTTCTGTTTCTTTTCCATCATCTCGCACTCCCCAATCCAAAGTCTGAATTTGAGTCATGCAGTTGGTTGTCTTCAACCTTCTCACCATGTTCAAAGGAAATACTTGTGCCCCTTACAATCAGTGCCCAAAAAAGGTCATctaaaggataaaaaagaaaatatcctcaAATCTCATATTAGatctttattaagcactttttaaaataataaatttatttttcaactacatgcaatgatagttttcaacattcatttttttaagattttgagttccacatttttctgtctctcctttccctctattCCCTTGACTGTGAATaatataatataggttatacattgaataactatgttaaacatatttccatgttaatcacgtgtgaaagaagaatcagaacaaaaaagaaaaaaccatgaggggagaaaaacataaaacaaattttaaaaattgaaaatagtatattttggtTTA
This region includes:
- the RPL7A gene encoding large ribosomal subunit protein eL8, with amino-acid sequence MPKGKKAKGKKVAPAPAVVKKQEAKKVVNPLFEKRPKNFGIGQDIQPKRDLTRFVKWPRYIRLQRQRSILYKRLKVPPAINQFTQALDRQTATQLLKLAHKYRPETKQEKKQRLLARAEQKAAGKGDVPTKRPPVLRAGVNTVTTLVENKKAQLVVIAHDVDPIELVVFLPALCRKMGVPYCIIKGKARLGRLVHRKTCTSIAFTQVNPEDKGALAKLVEAIKTNYNDRYDEIRRHWGGNVLGPKSVARIAKLEKAKAKELATKLG